A genome region from Thermotoga sp. Mc24 includes the following:
- the axeA gene encoding cephalosporin-C deacetylase has translation MAFFDLPLEELKKYRPERYEEKDFDEFWEETLAESEKFPLDPVFERMESHLKTVEAYDVTFSGYRGQRIKGWLLVPKLEEEKLPCVVQYIGYNGGRGFPHDWLFWPSMGYICFVMDTRGQGSGWLKGDTPDYPEGPVDPQYPGFMTRGILDPRTYYYRRVFTDAVRAVEAAASFPQVDQERIVIAGGSQGGGIALAVSALSKKAKALLCDVPFLCHFRRAVQLVDTHPYAEITNFLKTHRDKEEIVFRTLSYFDGVNFAARAKIPALFSVGLMDNICPPSTVFAAYNYYAGPKEIRIYPYNNHEGGGSFQAVEQVKFLKKLFEKG, from the coding sequence ATGGCCTTCTTCGATTTACCACTCGAAGAACTGAAGAAATATCGTCCAGAGCGGTACGAAGAGAAAGACTTCGATGAGTTCTGGGAAGAGACACTCGCAGAGAGCGAAAAGTTCCCCTTAGACCCCGTCTTCGAGAGGATGGAGTCTCACCTCAAAACAGTCGAAGCGTACGATGTCACCTTCTCCGGATACAGGGGACAGAGGATCAAAGGGTGGCTCCTTGTTCCAAAACTGGAAGAAGAAAAACTTCCCTGCGTTGTGCAGTACATAGGATACAACGGTGGAAGAGGATTCCCTCACGACTGGCTGTTCTGGCCTTCTATGGGTTACATATGTTTCGTCATGGATACTCGAGGTCAGGGAAGCGGCTGGCTGAAAGGAGACACACCGGATTACCCTGAGGGTCCCGTTGACCCTCAGTATCCAGGATTCATGACAAGAGGAATACTGGATCCCAGAACTTACTACTACAGACGAGTCTTCACGGACGCTGTCAGAGCCGTTGAAGCTGCTGCTTCTTTTCCTCAGGTAGATCAAGAAAGAATCGTGATAGCTGGAGGCAGTCAGGGTGGCGGAATAGCCCTTGCGGTGAGCGCTCTCTCAAAGAAAGCAAAGGCTCTTCTGTGCGATGTGCCGTTTCTGTGTCACTTCAGAAGAGCAGTACAGCTTGTGGATACGCATCCATACGCGGAGATCACGAACTTTCTAAAGACCCACAGAGACAAGGAAGAAATCGTGTTCAGGACTCTTTCCTATTTCGATGGAGTGAACTTCGCAGCCAGAGCGAAGATCCCTGCGCTGTTTTCTGTGGGTCTCATGGACAACATTTGTCCTCCTTCAACGGTTTTCGCTGCCTACAATTACTACGCTGGACCGAAGGAAATCAGAATCTATCCGTACAACAACCACGAGGGAGGAGGCTCTTTCCAAGCGGTTGAACAGGTGAAATTCTTGAAAAAACTATTTGAGAAAGGCTAA
- the fliW gene encoding flagellar assembly protein FliW, protein MVYKTKLGEMEISDESIFTFEKGIPGFEHLRKFALVFPQETFPIGWLLSLEDPEVGLPVVDPKLVRADYDPVVLSEDLEEIEAENQEALLFFCVLTIPPGKPEKTTINLRAPIILNQKKKKGIQTILENEDYQLRHLLSEEMERSKTVV, encoded by the coding sequence GTGGTTTACAAAACCAAACTCGGAGAGATGGAAATTTCGGATGAAAGTATCTTCACGTTCGAAAAAGGAATTCCCGGATTCGAACATCTGCGAAAGTTCGCGCTCGTTTTTCCTCAGGAAACCTTTCCCATAGGATGGCTGCTTTCACTCGAGGATCCGGAAGTGGGACTTCCCGTTGTGGATCCAAAGCTCGTGAGAGCCGATTACGACCCTGTAGTGCTAAGTGAGGATCTCGAGGAGATCGAAGCCGAAAATCAGGAAGCGCTCCTTTTCTTCTGTGTGTTAACGATTCCCCCAGGGAAACCGGAAAAGACCACGATAAATCTCAGGGCACCGATAATTTTGAATCAAAAGAAAAAGAAGGGAATTCAAACGATACTGGAGAACGAAGATTACCAGTTGAGACACCTTCTTTCCGAAGAGATGGAGCGTTCAAAGACTGTGGTATGA
- the flgL gene encoding flagellar hook-associated protein FlgL produces MRVTNKMISDRVLFNIQTSLKRIAKLHDQLSSGYKVRYPSDDAVVAKRASDILTRKRELEQFQRSVDHVQTYVNAYDSALQTVSSITQRLRELLVRAANGTLSKAEREAIAEEIDKIKENLVEVANTRIENEYIFSGYDVFSQPVENENGTWKISTLPASDKSRSILVLGHSIDYGVTASEVFELDSGKNVFQMLEEVSATLRSNLNETQISERVSNVFLKELSYFEERITRTIGEVGGVSRFIDMVNSRVQDLDFFFTEYLSKERDADITELVTDLAMQQSVLEAALKSASRVLQATLVDFVR; encoded by the coding sequence ATGAGGGTTACAAACAAAATGATCAGTGATAGGGTGCTGTTCAACATACAGACGAGTTTGAAAAGAATAGCGAAGCTCCACGATCAACTCTCTTCGGGATACAAGGTGAGGTATCCGAGTGACGATGCCGTCGTTGCGAAGAGGGCCAGTGACATTCTGACGAGAAAGAGGGAACTCGAGCAGTTTCAAAGAAGCGTGGATCATGTTCAAACTTACGTGAACGCGTACGACAGTGCCCTTCAAACCGTTTCCTCCATTACTCAAAGACTCAGAGAACTGCTGGTTAGAGCAGCGAATGGGACTCTTTCGAAAGCAGAGAGAGAGGCTATAGCAGAGGAGATCGATAAAATCAAAGAGAATCTGGTGGAAGTGGCGAACACAAGAATAGAGAACGAGTACATCTTTTCTGGATACGATGTTTTCAGTCAGCCGGTCGAAAACGAAAACGGCACCTGGAAGATCTCGACACTTCCGGCCTCAGATAAGAGTCGCTCTATTCTGGTGCTGGGACATTCCATTGATTACGGTGTCACAGCCAGTGAGGTTTTTGAACTGGACAGCGGAAAGAATGTGTTCCAGATGCTTGAGGAGGTTTCTGCCACTCTTCGTTCCAATCTCAACGAAACTCAGATATCGGAGCGTGTGTCGAACGTTTTCTTGAAGGAATTATCCTACTTCGAAGAGCGTATAACCAGAACAATAGGAGAGGTCGGTGGTGTGAGCAGGTTCATCGATATGGTGAACTCGAGGGTGCAGGATCTCGATTTCTTCTTCACCGAGTACCTTTCAAAAGAGAGAGATGCAGACATCACAGAACTCGTGACGGATCTTGCTATGCAGCAGTCGGTTCTTGAAGCTGCTTTGAAATCGGCCAGTCGAGTGCTTCAGGCGACCCTGGTAGACTTCGTGAGGTGA
- a CDS encoding ABC transporter ATP-binding protein, which yields MEIVRIENLFFQYRGGFSLKNINLSVKKGEFFGIIGPNGSGKTTLLKILVGIFRPQKGTVQLLGRIPWETSRKEMAKIVTLVSQDFFPSYDFSVKEIVEMGRLPHLSLLSGTSRKDEEIVLKSLELTGTLKFVDRNFWTLSSGERRKVVLSKAIVQDTEILLIDELTAHLDYNNVSLVGNVLKRLKESGKTIISVFHDINVASALCDRIGVMKNGEMIKTGAPPEVVTEEVLRNTFETEFVVLEHPVTGRPLAFLK from the coding sequence GTGGAGATTGTGAGGATTGAAAATTTGTTCTTCCAATACAGAGGCGGATTCTCTCTGAAAAACATAAATCTTTCTGTGAAAAAAGGGGAGTTCTTCGGTATCATCGGACCGAACGGTTCCGGAAAGACTACTCTTTTAAAGATCCTTGTGGGGATTTTTCGTCCTCAGAAAGGAACGGTTCAGCTCCTCGGTAGGATACCGTGGGAGACTTCGAGAAAAGAGATGGCGAAGATAGTAACCCTCGTTTCTCAGGATTTCTTTCCTTCCTACGACTTTTCTGTAAAAGAGATAGTCGAGATGGGACGGCTTCCACACTTGAGTCTTCTGAGTGGAACATCCAGAAAGGATGAGGAGATAGTCCTGAAAAGCCTAGAGCTAACCGGAACATTGAAATTTGTCGACAGAAACTTCTGGACATTGAGCTCTGGAGAGCGCAGGAAGGTTGTGCTATCGAAAGCGATTGTGCAGGACACGGAAATCCTGCTCATCGATGAACTCACAGCCCATCTGGATTACAACAACGTGAGTCTTGTGGGAAACGTTTTGAAAAGGTTGAAAGAATCGGGAAAAACCATCATCTCCGTTTTCCACGACATAAACGTGGCATCTGCTCTGTGTGATCGAATAGGCGTTATGAAAAACGGTGAGATGATAAAAACCGGAGCACCCCCAGAGGTGGTGACCGAAGAGGTGCTCCGGAATACATTCGAAACGGAATTCGTGGTACTTGAACATCCTGTCACAGGAAGACCGTTAGCCTTTCTCAAATAG
- a CDS encoding cobalamin-binding protein, which produces MFRKLVSLILLFVTAVALAVTVVDDSGRVVEITSAPERVVSLSPAATRFLVFLGLEDKIVGVTDYDSYEAERVGAMVPANIEKVVSLNPDLVLMFGGFQLPEVPKLEEAGLKVLVVNPNSLNDIIRDVVLLGTIFDRRDLALEKSEKLREKMLEIGKKTYNVPPSKRPKVLYLISSPGPDVKDIWTCGMGSYLNEIISLAGGVNIASGIAGPNGWPQLSLEYVVSQNPDVIIVGVYISGTENEEIKKILNFEPFKEINAVKNKRVFAVDGNVASQPSPDVFELLDLFYEFFYGGKGE; this is translated from the coding sequence GTGTTCAGAAAACTGGTTTCTTTGATTCTTCTTTTTGTCACCGCTGTTGCGCTCGCCGTAACGGTTGTGGACGATTCTGGAAGAGTGGTGGAGATCACATCCGCACCCGAAAGGGTGGTCAGTCTGTCTCCCGCCGCAACGAGGTTTCTTGTGTTCCTCGGCCTGGAAGACAAAATCGTTGGAGTCACCGATTACGACAGCTACGAAGCCGAAAGAGTCGGTGCGATGGTTCCTGCGAACATCGAAAAGGTGGTGAGTCTGAATCCCGATCTCGTTCTGATGTTCGGCGGATTTCAGCTTCCCGAAGTTCCAAAACTTGAGGAAGCAGGTTTAAAGGTCCTTGTTGTGAATCCGAATTCTCTCAACGACATCATCAGAGACGTGGTCCTTCTTGGAACGATCTTTGATCGTCGAGACCTTGCCCTGGAGAAATCGGAAAAGCTGAGAGAGAAAATGCTTGAGATAGGAAAGAAGACCTACAACGTTCCTCCATCGAAGCGTCCCAAGGTACTCTACCTGATCTCATCTCCCGGTCCTGATGTGAAGGATATCTGGACGTGTGGAATGGGATCCTATCTCAACGAGATCATCTCTCTGGCGGGCGGGGTGAACATTGCTTCCGGAATCGCAGGGCCGAACGGCTGGCCACAGCTTTCTCTTGAGTATGTTGTGTCTCAAAATCCTGATGTGATAATAGTTGGAGTTTACATCTCTGGAACGGAGAACGAAGAGATAAAGAAAATACTCAATTTTGAACCTTTCAAAGAAATAAACGCAGTGAAGAACAAAAGGGTCTTTGCAGTGGATGGAAACGTGGCCTCTCAACCTTCTCCCGATGTGTTTGAACTCCTCGATTTGTTCTATGAATTTTTCTACGGAGGAAAAGGTGAGTGA
- a CDS encoding FecCD family ABC transporter permease translates to MRKLVFPILILSFLLGIFFGSVPLDPLEVLGVLFGLKENPGVERILSLRIPRVLASFLVGAGLSIVGNSFQNLLKNPLVDPYLLGISSGASFGTVVSFYLAEIFGISWIYRIPLLSFGFSMIASLLTLLIARKEGRFPVTTIVLSGVVVSTLFSSLTYMTIVLLKRNVTTISMWLFGSFSGSTWEDVLFYLMVVIPFLLYSLIFSKHLNAMALGEEEAFILGVSVERLKVVTFLFGNLITAFLVSRSGVIGFVGLIVPHISRYLVGPNFLKSVLSSLIVGGVLLTLCDTAARTFFSPTELPVGVVTALIGAPFLAFLMKRGV, encoded by the coding sequence GTGAGAAAACTCGTTTTTCCGATACTGATACTCAGTTTTCTTCTTGGAATCTTCTTTGGAAGTGTGCCTCTGGACCCCCTTGAAGTGCTGGGGGTCCTCTTTGGTTTGAAAGAAAACCCCGGGGTCGAAAGGATTCTTTCTCTCAGAATTCCAAGGGTTCTGGCAAGTTTTCTGGTTGGAGCCGGTCTTTCGATCGTGGGAAATTCGTTTCAGAATCTTTTGAAGAATCCTCTTGTTGATCCGTATCTCCTTGGAATCTCCTCGGGTGCATCTTTCGGTACCGTTGTGTCGTTTTACCTCGCTGAAATCTTCGGAATCTCCTGGATATACAGAATTCCACTTCTCAGCTTTGGTTTCTCTATGATAGCGTCACTCTTGACCCTTCTCATTGCAAGGAAAGAGGGCCGCTTTCCGGTAACAACCATCGTGCTTTCTGGAGTGGTGGTAAGCACGTTGTTCAGCTCTCTCACTTACATGACGATCGTTCTTTTGAAAAGGAATGTAACCACCATCTCTATGTGGCTCTTTGGAAGCTTTTCAGGGAGTACGTGGGAGGATGTTCTCTTCTATCTGATGGTCGTCATCCCGTTTTTACTTTACTCTTTGATCTTCTCCAAACATCTGAACGCCATGGCACTTGGAGAGGAAGAGGCGTTCATCCTTGGAGTCAGCGTTGAGAGATTGAAGGTTGTCACTTTTCTTTTTGGAAATCTCATCACGGCATTTCTGGTCTCCAGAAGTGGTGTTATCGGTTTCGTCGGTCTCATAGTTCCTCACATCTCTCGCTACCTCGTTGGTCCGAATTTTCTGAAGTCCGTCCTTTCGAGTTTGATCGTGGGAGGAGTTCTTCTCACACTCTGCGACACGGCAGCCAGAACCTTCTTTTCTCCCACAGAACTTCCAGTCGGCGTTGTAACAGCGTTGATCGGAGCACCTTTCCTTGCTTTCCTCATGAAAAGAGGTGTGTGA